Proteins from one Camelina sativa cultivar DH55 chromosome 8, Cs, whole genome shotgun sequence genomic window:
- the LOC104709085 gene encoding disease resistance protein TAO1-like — protein MASSFFFIIVAVAIGFFILLRKLRFHQDNQENNSSSSSPSSSSTSSLSPSSVPSSPSLYSTWTHQVFPSFRGEDVRRDFLSHIQMEFQRMGITPFADNEIKRGESIGPELIRAIRGSKIAIILLSRNYASSKWCLDELVETMKCREELGQTVMAVFHKVDPSDVKKLTGDFGKVFRKTCAGKSKQDIGRWRQALAEVGTIAGYHSSNWDNEAVMIKEIATDISNILINSTPSRDFDGFVGMRAHLEKIEPLLCLQSDEVRMIGIWGPPGIGKTTIARVVYNQLSNSYPLSVFMENIKATYSRPTGSDDYNAKLQLQQQFMSQITNHMDIKIPHLGVAQDRLKDKKVLVVLDGVDKSVQLDAMAKETWWFGPGSRIIITTQDHRLLRAHGINHIYKVDFPATEEALQIFCMYAFGQKFPKTGFEELARKVTYLAGNLPLGLRVMGSYFKGMSKEEWKKSLPRLETSLDADIQSILKFSYDALDDEDKDLFLHIACFFNFEEIKIVEECLAKKFVEVRQRLDVLAEKSLISINHGGCIKMHSLLEKLGREMVRKQSIQGQFLHDRREICEVLTGDAEGSKSVVGINFYFQGTGEEVDISERAFEGMSNLQFLRFSCCRDTFQLSRGLNYFSRRLQILHWSHFPMTCLSFIVSLNFLVTLTMDHSKLEKLWEGIKPLPNLKKMDLSYSVNLKEIPDLSTATSLESLDLRNCSSLIKLTSSIGNVTYLKNIFLRGCSNLLELPTSIGNLINLRYLTLDGCSNLVGLPSTIGNAINLQTLFLGGCSSLVELPSSIGNAINLQDLYLHNCSSLITLPSSIGNVDNLEILYLYGCSSLVELPSSIGFLINLQKLDLSGCSSLMELPSSIGNAINLRKVDLSDCSDLEELPISIGNLQKLERLRLGGCSKLESLPTNINLESLVELDLTNCWLLKKFPEISTNVRVLRLIGTGIEEVPPSIRSWPHLNELHMPYFEDLKDFPHAFDIIASLGLIDANIQAIPPLIKCLSRLRFLVLTGCRKLVSLPQIQDSVSFINAVNCVSLERLDCSFDHPMKLLNFGNCLKLNKEARELIIQTRGEALLPGGEVPSYFTHRASNGGPLTIKLRDKPIPTSMRFKACIFLVKESEDEANDDEIMVDHLHVTWLTSTHWVYPVLTEHLHTFEFEEKVTSSELVFEFKLENRNDWKIGKCGLRQLVVEVPS, from the exons ATGGCTTCTTCgtttttctttatcattgtTGCTGTTGCAATAGGCTTCTTCATCCTTTTGAGAAAACTCAGATTCCATCAAGACAACCAAGAAAataactcatcttcttcatctccttcatcatcatctacatcttctttgtctccttcatctgttccttcttcaccttctttgtATAGCACCTGGACGCACCAAGTCTTTCCCAGCTTCCGCGGGGAAGATGTCCGTAGAGACTTTCTCAGTCACATTCAGATGGAATTTCAAAGAATGGGAATCACTCCGTTCGCTGATAATGAGATCAAAAGAGGGGAATCCATTGGTCCTGAGCTTATTCGGGCTATTAGAGGGTCTAAGATCGCTATTATCTTGCTCTCTAGAAACTACGCTTCTTCAAAATGGTGTCTTGACGAGCTTGTGGAGACTATGAAGTGCAGAGAAGAGTTAGGTCAAACTGTGATGGCCGTTTTTCATAAAGTAGATCCATCTGATGTCAAAAAGCTGACCGGAGATTTTGGGAAAGTCTTTAGAAAAACTTGTGCCGGTAAATCAAAGCAGGACATTGGAAGATGGAGACAAGCTTTGGCAGAAGTGGGCACAATCGCCGGTTATCATTCAAGCAACTG GGATAATGAAGCAGTCATGATCAAGGAAATTGCCACTGATATTTCGAACATATTGATTAATTCCACACCATCAAGAGATTTCGACGGGTTCGTTGGAATGAGAGCTCATTTGGAAAAGATTGAACCATTGTTATGCCTACAGTCAGATGAAGTGAGGATGATTGGGATTTGGGGTCCTCCTGGGATTGGGAAGACCACAATTGCCAGAGTTGTATACAACCAACTTTCCAACAGTTACCCGCTGAGTGTCTTTATGGAGAACATCAAAGCAACCTATTCAAGACCAACCGGCTCCGATGACTACAACGCAAAGTTGCAATTACAACAACAGTTTATGTCTCAAATAACCAACCATATGGATATCAAGATTCCTCATTTAGGAGTTGCCCAGGATAGgttgaaagacaagaaagttCTTGTCGTTCTTGATGGCGTAGACAAGTCTGTTCAACTTGATGCTATGGCGAAAGAAACTTGGTGGTTTGGTCCTGGGAGTCGTATTATCATTACAACACAAGATCACAGACTTCTCAGAGCACATGGGATTAACCATATTTACAAGGTGGATTTTCCAGCAACTGAAGAGGCTCTTCAAATCTTCTGCATGTATGCTTTTGGTCAAAAGTTTCCTAAAACTGGTTTTGAGGAGCTTGCTAGGAAAGTTACATACCTTGCTGGTAACCTCCCTTTGGGGCTAAGAGTTATGGGATCCTACTTTAAGGGAATGTCAAAGGAAGAGTGGAAAAAGTCACTACCAAGATTAGAAACTAGCCTTGACGCTGATATTCAGAGCATTTTGAAGTTCAGCTATGACGCTTTAGATGACGAAGATAAAGATTTATTTCTTCATATAGcatgtttttttaactttgaagAGATTAAGATAGTGGAAGAGTGTCTTGCAAAGAAGTTTGTGGAAGTGAGGCAAAGGCTTGATGTCTTGGCTGAGAAATCTCTCATATCTATCAACCATGGTGGATGTATAAAGATGCATAGTTTGCTAGAAAAGCTAGGTAGAGAAATGGTTCGTAAACAATCTATTCAAGGGCAGTTTTTGCACGATagaagagagatttgtgaaGTACTGACAGGAGACGCAGAA GGTAGTAAAAGTGTCGTAGGGATAAATTTTTACTTCCAGGGAACTGGAGAAGAAGTAGATATAAGTGAGAGAGCCTTTGAAGGAATGTCTAACCTCCAATTCttgagattttcttgttgtCGTGATACATTTCAATTATCGCGAGGTCTGAACTATTTTTCTCGTAGACTTCAAATACTGCACTGGAGTCATTTTCCTATGACATGTTTGTCTTTTATTGTGAGTTTGAACTTCCTTGTTACACTAACCATGGATCACAGCAAGCTTGAGAAGTTGTGGGAAGGAATTAAA CCgcttccaaatttgaaaaagaTGGATTTGAGTTATTCTGTAAACTTGAAGGAGATTCCTGATCTTTCAACAGCCACCAGTCTTGAAAGCTTAGATCTTCGTAATTGCTCAAGTCTGATCAAACTCACCTCGTCTATTGGGAATGTCACTTATCTTAAGAATATTTTTCTTCGTGGATGCTCAAATCTGTTGGAGCTTCCCACTTCTATTGGAAACCTCATTAATCTTCGATATTTGACTCTTGATGGATGCTCAAATCTGGTGGGACTCCCCTCCACTATTGGGAATGCCATTAATCTCCAAAC ATTGTTTCTTGGTGGGTGCTCAAGTCTTGTAGAATTGCCTTCTTCTATAGGGAATGCCATTAATCTTCAGGATCTATATCTTCATAATTGCTCGAGTCTGATCACACTCCCTTCCTCTATTGGGAATGTTGATAATCTTGAGATTTTATATCTTTATGGATGCTCAAGTCTTGTGGAGCTCCCATCCTCTATTGGTTTTCTCATTAATCTCCAAAAACTGGATCTTAGTGGATGTTCAAGCCTGATGGAGCTCCCCTCCTCTATTGGGAATGCCATTAATCTCCGAAAAGTGGACCTTAGTGATTGCTCAGATCTGGAGGAACTTCCTATTTCTATTGGAAACCTTCAGAAGTtggagaggttgagattaggaGGATGCTCTAAGCTAGAGAGTCTTCCCACCAATATCAATTTGGAGTCTTTGGTTGAACTTGATCTTACTAATTGCTGGCTGTTGAAAAAGTTTCCTGAGATATCCACAAACGTTCGTGTTCTCAGGCTCATAGGAACCGGAATAGAAGAAGTGCCTCCCTCTATCAGGTCATGGCCTCATCTTAATGAGTTGCATATGCCATACTTTGAAGATCTCAAGGACTTCCCTCATGCTTTTGACATCATCGCGTCTCTGGGCTTGATCGATGCAAATATACAAGCGATTCCTCCATTGATCAAGTGTTTATCTCGTCTCCGTTTTCTTGTACTTACGGGATGCAGAAAGCTGGTATCGCTCCCACAGATTCAAGATTCTGTCTCTTTCATAAACGCAGTAAACTGTGTCTCCCTGGAGAGACTAGATTGCTCCTTTGACCATCCAATGAAACTTCTCAACTTTGGTAACTGCTTGAAACTGAATAAAGAAGCAAGAGAACTCATCATCCAGACTAGGGGAGAAGCGTTGTTACCAGGTGGAGAAGTTCCCAGCTACTTCACTCACAGAGCTTCAAATGGGGGTCCATTAACAATCAAGTTACGTGACAAGCCTATTCCTACATCCATGAGATTTAAGGCTTGCATTTTCCTGGTTAAGGAAAGTGAAGATGAGGCTAACGATGATGAGATAATGGTAGACCATCTCCATGTTACGTGGCTAACAAGTACGCATTGGGTATATCCGGTTTTAACAGAGCATCTGCACACATTCGAGTTCGAAGAGAAGGTGACTTCCAGCGAGCTTGTCTTTGAGTTCAAGCTCGAAAACCGTAACGACTGGAAGATAGGAAAATGCGGGCTACGCCAACTCGTAGTGGAGGTCCCTTCTTAA